The genomic interval GGCGACCAGCGTCTCGATCGCGATGGGCATCGCCTCGTGCGCGCAGGCGCTCGCGATGGCGCTCGCCGGGCATCTCTCCACCAGCACTGGCAGGCGCCGACTGTTCGTCCTGTGGGGGATCGCGGCGACCGTGCTGGGCCCGGTCCTGTGGTGGATGTCGGTCGGCTCGAGCACGCTGGCCGGTGCCGCCGTGCTCGCCGCCGCGCTGCAGGTCGTCACCGTCGCCGCGTACGGACCGGTCTCCGCCTACCTCTCCGAGCGCTTCCCGACGTCGGTGCGCTCCACCGGGTACGGAATGGGCTACAGCCTCTCGCTGATCCTGCCCGCGCTCTACCCGTTCTACCTGCCCGGGCTCTCGGCGCTGCTCGGGGCGCACGCCGCGGTGCTCGGACTGCTCGTGCTGGGCGGTGTCCTCCTCATCGTCGGCGCGGCGCTCGGGCCCCGGCTGTCGGCGGCGGAGATCGACAGGGACCTCGACGTTGTCGCCGACCGGGGCAGCCGGGGGAGCGGGCGATGAGAACTGATCCGCACCCTCGCGAAGACCACGACGTCGACGATGACGCCGCGCTCGGTGACGACCCGGACCTGCGCGCGGTCGCCCTGGTGCTCGCCGAGGTGCGCCGGCATCCGCCGCTCGTCCACTGCCTCACCGCGACGGTGTCGATGGGCATCGTGGCCGCCGGTCTGCTCGCCGCGGGCGCCCGCCCGATGATGACCGAGACCGAGGCCGAGGCGCCCGTGGTCACAGGGGCGGCCGACGCGCTGCTCGTGAACCTCGGGACCCTCAGCACCGATGCGATGTCGGGCATCCCCGCGACCGTGGCCGCGAGCATCGCGGCCGGTCACCCCTGGGTGCTCGATCCGACCGCGATCGGGCGCGCGCCCGTGCGCACGCCCCTCGCCCGCGAGCTCGTGGGCCTGCGGCCGGACGTGGTGCGCGGGAACGCCTCGGAGATCCTCGCGCTGCGCGGCGGGACCGGCGGACGCGGCGCCGACGCGAGCGACGGAGCCGAGAGCGCCCATGGTTCCGCCCGCGAGATCGTCGCACTCACCGGCGGAGCCGTGGCCGTCTCGGGGCCCGTCGACTGGATCGTCGGTGCGGGTGCAGTCATGGCCGATGGGGATCGCACACCAGGGATCGAGGTCCGACGCGGGCATCCCCTTCTCACGCGCGTCACCGGCACCGGCTGTCTGCTCGGGGCGCTCACCGCCGCGTGCCTCGTCGCGGTCGAGAGGAGCGGGCCTGACGTCTCACCCGTCGGGCCCTCGGACCTCACCGGCCACGCCGCCCGCGCCGCTCACGCCGCGACGGTGTGGCTCGACGTCGCGGGGGAGTGCGCAGCACGCCGCGCGCCGCGGCCCGGTGCCTTCCGCACCGCCCTGCTCGACGCCCTCGACGAGATCGGCGAGCACGCCCTGGAGACCACCACGGAGGACCGATGACCCTGGATCACGACCACGACCACGACCACCCGGGCCTGGACGGGGACGGGGCTGCCCCGGCGCCCCTCGACCTGCGCTGCTATCTCGTCACCTCCGGGACCGATCGCCGCACCGTGGAGACCGCGGCGGCCGCCGCCGCTGCCGGCGCGGGCGTCGTCCAAGTCCGTGCGAAGGGGCTCGAGGCCCGCGAGCTGCTCGGTCTCGTGACCGCGGTGGCGCGTGCCGTCGGCTCCACCGCGCCCACCTGCCGGGTCCTCGTCGACGACCGGGCGGACGTGGCCTTCGCCGCCCGGGCGCGCGGCGCGCACGTGCACGGCGTCCACCTCGGCCAGGACGATCTGCCCGTCGCCGGGGCCCGCGCCCTGCTGGGCCCGGACGCGATCATCGGGCTGACCACGGGGACCCTCGACCTCGTGAGGTCCGCCGAGACCCAGGCGGAGCTGCTCGACTACGTCGGCGCCGGCCCCTTCCGGCCCACTCCCACGAAGGAGTCGGGCCGCACGCCCCTGGGCATCGACGGGTACCGGACGCTGGTCGGGGCCACGCGTCTGCCGATCGTCGCGATCGGCGACGTCACGCCCGCCGACGTGCCCGCGCTTGCCGCGGCCGGCGTCGCCGGGGTCGCTCTGGTGCGCGCGATCATGGGCGCGAGCGACCCCGCGGCCGTGGTCCGCGAGGTGCTGAGCGGGTTCGGGAGCGATCAGGGACCGGCGTCACGGGGCGCCCCTCGACAGATGTCATGACCTCGCCCGGGCCCGGGGACGGCGGGTGCCGGCCCTGGTAGACCGTCGGCATGGACACGGATCTGAACCAGCTCGCGACCGTCAACCACCACGGCTTCGCCTTCCTCCTCGCCTACGGCCTCACCTGGCTGCTGGCGGCGGCCGTCTGGCGATGGCGCGGACAGCGCGCGGGCGCCTACGCGGTGCTCCTGCAGGGAGTGGTCGCCCTGCCGATCGCCTTCGGTCTCATGGCCGTGACCTCCGCCGGGCCGCGTCCGCAGAACCCCCTGCTCGACGAGCTGTCCACGGCGCTCGCCATTTCCCAGGTGTTCGCGCTGCCGATCCTCATCTACCTGATCCTGCGCCGCGCGCACCGGCAGGTCCCGATCGTCCTCGCGGCGGTGACGATCGTGCACTTCTCCCCGTACTCGTGGCTCTACCGCACCCCGCTGTACATGGTCCTCGCCGGGGTGCTCGCGATCGGGCTGTTCATCGTGTGCCGCCTCGCGGACCGGCGGGCCGACGCGCTCGCCGCGACGCGCACCGACGACTCCGCTGCCGTGCCCACCGGTGCCGGTGGATCTGCGACGCCGGGCGACTGGATGATCCCGGCCTTCACGGGAGCCGTCCTCGTGATCGGGGCGATCATCGCCCTCCTGCTGTGAGCCGGGAGGACGCCCTGATGCCGCGCCCGGTCACACCGCTGACCAGCCCCCGTCGGAGGCGAGCACCGCGCCGTTGATGTTCGAGGCGTCCTCGGAGAGCAGGTACAGGATCGAGGAGGCGAGCTGCTCGGCCGTGGCGAGGGACGGGATGTTCCCGCGCGCCTCCTCGAGCCGGGCACTGCCGAAGGGCGCGATCTCGGGCTGCATCGGGATGCCCGTCGCGACCGCGCCCGGCGCCACGGCGTTCGTGCGGATCCCCTGCTTCGCGTACATGAAGGCCATCGACCGGGTGATCCCGATGACCGCATGCTTCGATGCCGTGTAGGCGACGCCCGAGGCCGAGCCGCGCAGCCCCGCCTCGCTCGCCACGTGCACGATCGCACCGCCCCCGGTCTCGAGCATCCGGGTGGTGACGGCCCGCGTGAGGGCGACGAGACCGCCCACGTTCACCGCGAGAACCTTCGTCCACATCTCGTCGCTGACCTCGTGGATCGCGGAGAAGTCATCGTTGATCCCGGCGACGTTCGCGAGCGCGTCGACGCGCTCGCCGGCCGCTGCGAGGATCGCGTCGATCGTCTGCGCGGAGCCGAGATCGCCGACGACCGTGACCAGCCGGTCCACGTGGTCCTCAGAGGTCTCGTTCGCGAGCGCCTCGAGGCGCTCGGCGGAGATGTCCGTCGCGACCACGCGCGCGCCCTCGGCGAGCAGGCGTTCGGCCGTGGCCCGGCCGATGCCGCCGGCGGCGCCGGTGACCACGACCGTGCGACCGGCGAAGCGCCCCGCGGGCGCATCCGAGCGGTCGGTCCGCCCGGCTCCGTCCGCCCGGCCGCCCGCGGTCGCGTCCGCGGGGATCTCCCCGTCGTTCGCGGCACGCACCATGTCGTCGACGGCGCTCTGGGGGAGTTCCCCGCGGCTGAGCGGCACGAGCTGCTGCAGCGGCATGTCGAGTGCGGGGCCGAGGGAGTCCGGGCTGGTGCCGGTGCGCTCGAGGAAGGCACGCAGCACGGGGCCGCCGCGGGGGTGCTCGAGCCATGTCGCGATCGTCGCGCTCGCGGTGATGGGGGTGGATGCATCGCTCATGGCCTGGACCTCCGACGTCCTCGTGGATGGGCGAGGGCGCAGCGATGCGGCCCTCGCCCCCACGCTAGGCGACGGGTTGCGGATCCGGGCGCCTCGAGGTCACTGTGGGAGCCAGTGCTCGATCACCGACTCCAGGCCCTGCTGGTCGGGAGAGGGGTGCGCGACGGGGGCCCCGGCACCGTCGGCCGCCGGTTCCGTGGCGGCCCAGGCGATGTGCCCGTCCGGTCTCAGCAGCACGGCTCGCGCCGGGAGGCCCTCGGCGGGCTCGACCAGCTGGTCCACCGCATCCGACCGCTGTTCGGCGTCGAAGGAGCCGGTCGGATCGAGCAGCAGCCACCTGCCCTCGCGCATCCGTTCGTAGAGTCTACCGGGCCCCACGGGCATGTCCCGCAGTCTGCGGCCGACGATGCCGCCGGGCGCCTCGTCCCCGGGCCAGAGGTCGTAGCGGATCGAGAGCGACGCGATCTTCTCGCTCAGGAGCCGGTCGACCTCCGGCAGCTCCATCAGCTCGCCGAGGACGCGCCGCAGGGCGAGAGCGCCGGGCTCGCCGGAGATCAGCACGCTCTGCGCGCGTGTGGTGGTCAGGACGTCGGCGGCGACCGGTCG from Brachybacterium kimchii carries:
- a CDS encoding hydroxyethylthiazole kinase — protein: MRTDPHPREDHDVDDDAALGDDPDLRAVALVLAEVRRHPPLVHCLTATVSMGIVAAGLLAAGARPMMTETEAEAPVVTGAADALLVNLGTLSTDAMSGIPATVAASIAAGHPWVLDPTAIGRAPVRTPLARELVGLRPDVVRGNASEILALRGGTGGRGADASDGAESAHGSAREIVALTGGAVAVSGPVDWIVGAGAVMADGDRTPGIEVRRGHPLLTRVTGTGCLLGALTAACLVAVERSGPDVSPVGPSDLTGHAARAAHAATVWLDVAGECAARRAPRPGAFRTALLDALDEIGEHALETTTEDR
- a CDS encoding thiamine phosphate synthase produces the protein MTLDHDHDHDHPGLDGDGAAPAPLDLRCYLVTSGTDRRTVETAAAAAAAGAGVVQVRAKGLEARELLGLVTAVARAVGSTAPTCRVLVDDRADVAFAARARGAHVHGVHLGQDDLPVAGARALLGPDAIIGLTTGTLDLVRSAETQAELLDYVGAGPFRPTPTKESGRTPLGIDGYRTLVGATRLPIVAIGDVTPADVPALAAAGVAGVALVRAIMGASDPAAVVREVLSGFGSDQGPASRGAPRQMS
- a CDS encoding DUF7010 family protein, which codes for MDTDLNQLATVNHHGFAFLLAYGLTWLLAAAVWRWRGQRAGAYAVLLQGVVALPIAFGLMAVTSAGPRPQNPLLDELSTALAISQVFALPILIYLILRRAHRQVPIVLAAVTIVHFSPYSWLYRTPLYMVLAGVLAIGLFIVCRLADRRADALAATRTDDSAAVPTGAGGSATPGDWMIPAFTGAVLVIGAIIALLL
- a CDS encoding SDR family NAD(P)-dependent oxidoreductase, which codes for MSDASTPITASATIATWLEHPRGGPVLRAFLERTGTSPDSLGPALDMPLQQLVPLSRGELPQSAVDDMVRAANDGEIPADATAGGRADGAGRTDRSDAPAGRFAGRTVVVTGAAGGIGRATAERLLAEGARVVATDISAERLEALANETSEDHVDRLVTVVGDLGSAQTIDAILAAAGERVDALANVAGINDDFSAIHEVSDEMWTKVLAVNVGGLVALTRAVTTRMLETGGGAIVHVASEAGLRGSASGVAYTASKHAVIGITRSMAFMYAKQGIRTNAVAPGAVATGIPMQPEIAPFGSARLEEARGNIPSLATAEQLASSILYLLSEDASNINGAVLASDGGWSAV